The Maylandia zebra isolate NMK-2024a linkage group LG7, Mzebra_GT3a, whole genome shotgun sequence genome contains a region encoding:
- the bspry gene encoding B box and SPRY domain-containing protein, whose protein sequence is MTEDFETCDLTCSSPSGDPEETLKVKSWSMECEQPIFSALGGGMKLQKTVDAPRPTMSGSPGKTSLAAATSDTESGIYSVESELCVDHESELDWFCGTEQKLICSHCATVGSCQGHTVTPLATRVTRVRDKLVDVCEKMQLQALRIERFIEQTLAAKEQKLQAAASRAREQVLAQVSAAREALEEEEQRLLEEVQREEERVEQCLLTQRAHWGQALTNLSQTRSRLVHTLTHTPDAQLVTSVQEIAERVEEAEGVGEPCDTDQLSLNPCCTESKLLRGLWATAVLLGPNTSGSSCLKFDERTVSPLLSLSEDVCTLTFLHKKPRQSPPYDPARFDSWPNALGSVSMSSGTHSWVVDVGQSGAFKVGVCYASLERKGSGNEARLGHNSQSWVLSHYDGDYSFCHAGKKVPLQVARRPERVGLLLDWQSQTLLFYEPHSCAVLYSVSQNFSAPLLPAFAVTDRSITILH, encoded by the exons ATGACCGAGGACTTCGAAACGTGTGATTTAACATGCTCGTCCCCATCGGGTGACCCAGAGGAGACTCTAAAAGTTAAAAGCTGGAGTATGGAGTGCGAGCAGCCCATTTTCTCCGCGCTGGGAGGCGGAATGAAGCTGCAGAAGACAGTCGACGCTCCGCGGCCGACTATGAGCGGCAGTCCCGGAAAAACCTCACTGGCTGCGGCCACCTCCGACACCGAGTCCGGGATCTACTCTGTTGAGAGTGAGCTGTGTGTAGACCACGAATCCGAGCTGGACTGGTTCTGCGGCACCGAGCAGAAACTCATCTGCTCCCACTGCGCCACCGTGGGCTCCTGCCAGGGACACACCGTGACCCCTCTGGCCACCAGAGTCACCAGAGTCAGG GACAAACTGGTGGACGTGTGTGAGAAAATGCAGCTGCAGGCCCTGAGGATTGAGAGGTTTATCGAGCAGACACTGGCAGCCAAAGAGCAGAAGCTTCAG GCAGCGGCGAGCAGGGCGAGGGAGCAGGTGCTGGCTCAGGTGAGCGCGGCACGCGAAgccctggaggaggaggagcagcgtCTCTTAGAGGAGGtgcagagagaggaggagcgTGTGGAGCAGTGTCTCCTGACCCAGAGAGCCCACTGGGGCCAAGCGTTGACGAATCTGTCGCAAACACGCTCCCGTCTGGTGCACACGCTGACGCACACTCCCGACGCACAGCTGGTG ACCAGTGTCCAGGAGATAGCTGAAAg GGTGGAGGAGGCAGAGGGGGTCGGGGAGCCCTGTGACACAGACCAGCTCAGCCTGAACCCGTGCTGCACTGAAAGCAAGCTGCTGAGGGGTCTGTGGGCTACTGCAGTGCTGCTCGGGCCAAACA CTTCTGGATCATCATGTTTAAAGTTCGATGAGCGCACAGTCAgccctcttctctctctgtctgaggACGTCTGCACTTTAACTTTCCTCCACAAAAAACCGCGGCAGTCTCCACCCTACGACCCAGCACGATTTGACTCTTGGCCCAACGCCTTAGGCTCGGTGTCTATGTCCTCTGGCACCCACAGTTGGGTGGTAGACGTGGGCCAGAGCGGCGCCTTTAAAGTCGGGGTCTGCTACGCCTCCCTGGAGCGCAAAGGTTCTGGGAACGAAGCTCGACTGGGCCACAACAGTCAGTCCTGGGTGCTGTCTCACTACGACGGAGACTACTCCTTCTGCCACGCAGGGAAGAAGGTGCCGCTACAAGTGGCGAGGAGGCCAGAGAGGGTGGGCCTGCTGCTGGACTGGCAAAGTCAGACGCTGCTGTTTTACGAGCCACACTCCTGCGCTGTGCTGTACTCAGTCTCACAGAACTTCAGTGCCCCGCTGCTGCCGGCCTTTGCCGTGACTGACCGCAGTATCACCATACTGCACTGA